A single window of Nocardia sp. NBC_01327 DNA harbors:
- a CDS encoding alpha/beta hydrolase yields the protein MTTQGDTAKPSRQTRAVTALLRASGGRKLLGDPALVHAALEKRDRKVAEVRPPAFLNKAATVSRDDLDGWPVYRITPTTGPADVTVVFLHGGGFFREIVRPHWSFARDLAAAVPAECVVPIYPLVPHGQAADMVATTAAILARTIERRGTGKTVVMGNSAGGGLALAATQVLLEQGGPQPDRIVLISPWLDVTMTDPTLPALEKDDPFHQIAGLREVGRLYAGDLDPRDPRVSPLRGRIEGLPPLTVFCGTREMTVADTRTLARRAAAAGTPIDYHEGPALPHNYALMPSPEGRAARTIIFEACRAPQQVSATDPHSAQR from the coding sequence ATGACAACCCAGGGAGACACAGCGAAGCCGAGCCGGCAGACGAGAGCGGTCACCGCACTGCTGCGGGCCTCGGGCGGGCGCAAGCTGCTCGGCGATCCGGCACTGGTGCACGCCGCGCTGGAAAAGCGTGACCGGAAGGTCGCGGAGGTTCGGCCCCCGGCATTCCTGAACAAAGCCGCGACCGTCAGCCGGGACGACCTCGACGGCTGGCCGGTGTACCGGATCACGCCGACCACCGGCCCTGCCGACGTCACCGTCGTCTTCCTGCACGGCGGCGGCTTCTTCCGCGAAATCGTGCGCCCGCATTGGAGTTTCGCGCGGGATCTCGCCGCCGCCGTACCCGCGGAGTGCGTGGTGCCCATCTATCCGCTTGTCCCCCATGGCCAGGCCGCCGATATGGTCGCCACCACCGCCGCGATCCTCGCCCGCACGATCGAGCGGCGGGGAACGGGAAAGACTGTGGTGATGGGCAATTCGGCCGGCGGCGGACTGGCATTGGCGGCCACGCAGGTCCTGCTCGAGCAGGGCGGGCCGCAACCCGACCGCATCGTGCTGATCTCCCCCTGGCTCGACGTCACCATGACCGACCCCACGCTGCCGGCCCTCGAAAAGGACGATCCCTTCCATCAAATCGCCGGTCTGCGCGAAGTCGGCCGCCTCTACGCCGGTGATCTGGACCCCCGAGACCCTCGCGTCAGCCCCCTCCGCGGCCGGATCGAAGGTCTCCCGCCCCTGACCGTCTTCTGCGGCACCCGCGAAATGACCGTGGCCGATACCCGGACCCTGGCCCGGCGTGCCGCAGCCGCCGGCACCCCGATCGACTATCACGAGGGCCCGGCGCTCCCCCACAACTACGCCCTCATGCCCTCGCCCGAAGGCCGCGCGGCCCGCACGATCATCTTCGAGGCCTGCCGCGCACCGCAGCAGGTATCGGCCACCGACCCGCACAGCGCGCAGCGCTAA
- a CDS encoding MarR family winged helix-turn-helix transcriptional regulator, whose amino-acid sequence MANVASDPSATTELQGADLLGAQLVRLMRAIGRTKHRVIKSGPDGLEQLAYAVLFCLVHDGPQRTGKLAESLHAEISTISRQTRTLVGHGLVERRADPIDGRACVLKATEEGERVFAENRRLRNVWLAGFLADWSATDRSTLTQLLERLVSDIERTTTTTDPK is encoded by the coding sequence ATGGCGAATGTTGCCAGTGATCCCAGTGCTACGACCGAACTCCAGGGCGCCGATCTCCTGGGCGCACAGCTGGTTCGGCTCATGCGGGCCATCGGCAGAACCAAGCACCGGGTGATCAAGAGCGGCCCCGACGGGCTGGAGCAACTCGCCTATGCGGTGCTGTTCTGCCTGGTCCACGACGGGCCGCAACGTACCGGGAAACTGGCCGAGTCCTTGCACGCCGAGATCTCGACGATCAGCCGGCAGACCAGAACCCTGGTCGGCCACGGTCTGGTCGAACGCCGGGCCGATCCGATCGACGGCCGCGCGTGCGTGCTGAAGGCCACGGAGGAGGGGGAGCGTGTCTTCGCGGAGAACCGCCGATTGCGCAATGTCTGGCTCGCCGGGTTCCTGGCGGACTGGTCCGCGACCGACCGTTCGACGCTGACCCAACTGCTCGAGCGACTCGTGAGCGACATCGAAAGAACTACCACGACAACCGATCCGAAATAG
- a CDS encoding MarR family winged helix-turn-helix transcriptional regulator, with translation MGHAEYSNTPLSSRMGFLLVRSALRVRQRYVNELSTIGLLPNQHAILSTLNELGPCHQKELAARIDLDTGDIVAYLDGLAEAGYIERNRDPADRRRQIVSLTPSGTRILAIADLALDEVEAETFACLALPERKAFGHNLNTLYESLTS, from the coding sequence ATGGGACACGCGGAGTACTCCAACACGCCATTGAGCAGCCGTATGGGCTTCCTGCTGGTTCGGTCGGCGCTGCGGGTACGGCAGCGTTACGTCAACGAGCTGTCGACGATCGGCCTCTTACCCAATCAGCACGCGATTTTGAGCACCCTGAACGAGCTGGGGCCCTGTCATCAGAAGGAACTGGCAGCCCGCATCGACCTCGACACCGGCGACATCGTGGCCTACCTCGATGGTTTGGCCGAGGCGGGGTATATCGAGCGCAATCGCGACCCCGCCGATCGGCGCAGGCAGATCGTGTCGTTGACGCCATCCGGGACTCGGATCCTCGCCATCGCCGATCTGGCTCTCGATGAAGTGGAAGCCGAAACCTTCGCCTGTCTCGCCCTCCCCGAGCGAAAAGCCTTCGGCCACAACCTCAACACGCTGTACGAATCGCTGACGTCGTAG
- a CDS encoding acyl-CoA thioesterase domain-containing protein, with product MKRPAFFEQFGPDEFAPTKVATSPWSKHAVNGPAVCGLLARELERQHSAAGFQPARLTIDLFKPAPNAMLQVSTTEVRVGNRIRVADAVLLAGGVPYARASAVFLKRSNQPEGTVWQRDTTPSTPPEHLAAELEDHGVPLFGSDVHPTGWSMDMAEHQGSSRKRMWSRTISIVEGEEPSPFAVAAIVGEATSLVTNWGSEGIGFINADLTLTLARMPRGTEMGIESDNHISAEGVAACSAVLYDREGPLGTCVVTALSNAARQIDLAQPLDLASRRG from the coding sequence ATGAAGAGACCGGCTTTCTTCGAGCAGTTCGGTCCCGATGAGTTTGCACCCACCAAGGTGGCGACGAGCCCATGGAGCAAACATGCTGTCAACGGCCCTGCTGTCTGTGGACTACTGGCGCGCGAACTGGAACGTCAGCACAGCGCGGCAGGATTTCAACCTGCGCGCTTGACGATCGATCTGTTCAAACCGGCACCGAATGCCATGCTGCAGGTGTCGACGACCGAGGTGCGGGTTGGAAACCGCATCAGAGTCGCCGACGCCGTGCTTCTGGCCGGCGGTGTTCCTTACGCTCGGGCGAGCGCCGTCTTCCTCAAGCGGTCGAATCAGCCTGAAGGCACTGTGTGGCAGCGCGATACGACACCATCCACACCACCGGAACATCTCGCCGCGGAGCTGGAAGATCATGGTGTGCCGCTCTTCGGCAGCGATGTACACCCCACCGGCTGGTCCATGGATATGGCAGAGCATCAGGGGTCGAGCCGAAAGCGTATGTGGTCCCGCACGATCTCGATCGTGGAAGGCGAGGAACCCTCGCCCTTCGCGGTGGCAGCGATCGTCGGTGAAGCCACAAGCCTGGTCACGAATTGGGGCAGCGAGGGGATCGGCTTCATCAATGCGGACCTCACACTGACCCTCGCCCGAATGCCTCGAGGCACCGAGATGGGGATCGAGTCCGACAACCACATCAGTGCTGAGGGTGTAGCGGCCTGTTCGGCCGTTCTTTACGACCGGGAAGGCCCATTGGGCACCTGCGTGGTCACCGCGTTGTCGAACGCTGCCCGGCAGATCGACCTCGCCCAGCCTCTGGATCTGGCTAGTCGTCGAGGCTGA
- a CDS encoding VOC family protein, producing the protein MIQELSYVGFASPRFEEWRTYGPDLLGAMLKSDGPDGAIRLAVDDINYRIAIHPAEENEFRYAGWGLANETDLHAYVGQLSDRGVVVRWAEEELCKEREVAELAWFQDPWGLRHELSWGKTATPNSFQPGRVMRGGFVTRDQGLGHVVFQVPSLMEANRFYADILGFRLSDRIITDYFNVRFYHINGRHHSLALSELPGHVGFNHLMLEYENMDDLGRAIDLLKRNDTEIMQTLGRHTNDLMTSIYITSPSGLQVELGHGGLVVDDLSWVARTYNKASYWGHRYSETAQSRPAGIINPIN; encoded by the coding sequence ATGATTCAAGAACTTTCGTACGTGGGGTTCGCCTCGCCTCGCTTCGAGGAATGGCGGACCTACGGTCCCGACCTGCTCGGCGCGATGCTGAAGAGCGACGGACCCGATGGCGCCATCCGGCTGGCGGTGGATGACATCAACTACCGCATCGCCATCCACCCGGCCGAGGAGAACGAATTCCGCTACGCCGGATGGGGTTTGGCGAATGAAACCGATCTACACGCCTACGTCGGGCAGCTCTCCGACCGCGGTGTCGTGGTGCGGTGGGCCGAGGAGGAGTTGTGCAAGGAGCGTGAGGTCGCCGAGCTGGCCTGGTTCCAGGACCCGTGGGGTCTGCGGCACGAGTTGAGTTGGGGAAAGACCGCGACTCCCAACTCTTTTCAGCCCGGCCGAGTGATGCGCGGCGGATTCGTCACCCGCGACCAGGGACTCGGGCACGTCGTTTTCCAGGTGCCCAGCCTGATGGAAGCGAATCGCTTCTATGCCGACATCCTCGGATTCCGCCTGTCGGACCGCATCATCACCGACTATTTCAATGTCCGCTTCTATCACATCAACGGCCGTCACCACTCGCTCGCACTATCCGAGCTACCAGGCCATGTCGGGTTCAACCACCTGATGCTGGAGTACGAGAACATGGACGATCTCGGCCGAGCGATCGATCTGCTGAAGCGCAACGACACCGAGATCATGCAAACTCTCGGCCGGCACACCAACGACCTGATGACCTCGATCTACATCACCAGCCCTTCGGGGTTGCAAGTGGAACTCGGTCACGGCGGCCTCGTCGTCGACGACCTCAGCTGGGTCGCCCGCACCTACAACAAGGCCAGCTATTGGGGCCACCGCTATTCCGAGACCGCACAGTCCCGCCCAGCGGGAATCATCAACCCGATCAACTGA
- a CDS encoding styrene monooxygenase/indole monooxygenase family protein has translation MKQVGDVRGKVTIVGAGQAGLALGIGLIRFGFDVTIVSDRTADEIRDGRVTSSQCMFDLAQGFERALGINFWDDECPLIEGLRISAFLPQFPENPANTWSAALGGPARSVDQRLKMPRWMEEFERIGGTLKIESATVDSLEEYAETSDLVVVAAGKGAIAGLFETDTARSPYREPQRSIAMFYVDGLAKPSGRSMVEFSIIPEIGEYLTYPALTAQGPCDIMLFESIPGRAWDVWSPTDSNDELLSRAKGLLAEYLPRELRRAQEIALIDDNAALIGRLTPTVRKPVATLPSGAAVLGMADVVVLNDPITAQGSNNASKCADIYLQKIIRHSGDYNRAFMSDAFGEYWKTAGPATAFTNQFLSSPSPRHARDLQMAAAQYPEIATRFAHCMNDPRDTVDWILDRDGAYRYTSEVANRYMNFPMAS, from the coding sequence ATGAAGCAGGTCGGGGATGTCCGAGGTAAGGTCACCATTGTTGGCGCAGGCCAGGCGGGGTTAGCGCTGGGAATCGGCCTGATTCGGTTCGGTTTCGACGTAACGATCGTATCCGATCGAACGGCTGATGAGATAAGAGACGGTCGGGTTACGTCCAGTCAGTGCATGTTCGATCTCGCTCAGGGATTCGAAAGAGCGTTGGGTATCAATTTTTGGGACGACGAGTGCCCGTTGATCGAAGGGCTGAGGATTTCAGCGTTTCTGCCACAGTTTCCGGAAAATCCGGCGAACACGTGGTCGGCAGCACTCGGCGGTCCGGCTCGCTCCGTCGACCAGCGCCTGAAGATGCCGCGTTGGATGGAGGAATTCGAGCGTATCGGCGGAACTCTGAAAATTGAGTCAGCGACTGTCGACTCGCTCGAAGAATACGCGGAGACAAGCGATCTGGTTGTCGTCGCGGCCGGCAAGGGTGCGATTGCCGGCTTGTTCGAAACAGATACGGCTCGTTCGCCGTACCGTGAGCCACAGCGGTCCATCGCCATGTTCTACGTTGACGGGTTGGCCAAACCGTCCGGACGGTCGATGGTCGAGTTCAGTATCATTCCCGAGATCGGCGAATACCTCACCTACCCTGCATTGACGGCGCAGGGGCCGTGCGACATCATGCTGTTCGAGAGCATCCCGGGTCGAGCGTGGGATGTCTGGTCGCCGACAGACAGTAACGATGAACTGCTGTCTCGAGCCAAAGGCTTGCTGGCAGAGTACCTTCCGCGCGAATTGCGGCGCGCCCAGGAAATCGCCCTGATCGACGACAATGCGGCGCTGATCGGCCGGCTGACACCCACCGTGCGCAAGCCTGTCGCGACTCTGCCGTCCGGTGCCGCGGTGCTCGGTATGGCCGACGTTGTCGTACTGAACGATCCCATCACCGCTCAGGGCTCCAATAATGCGAGTAAGTGCGCGGATATCTATCTCCAGAAGATCATCCGGCATTCCGGCGACTACAACCGTGCCTTCATGTCCGACGCTTTCGGTGAGTATTGGAAGACCGCCGGACCCGCGACCGCGTTCACCAACCAGTTCCTCAGCAGTCCTTCGCCACGGCACGCACGCGATCTACAGATGGCGGCAGCACAATACCCGGAGATCGCCACCCGTTTTGCCCACTGCATGAATGACCCTCGCGATACGGTCGACTGGATTCTCGACCGCGATGGGGCCTACCGCTATACAAGCGAAGTGGCCAACCGGTACATGAACTTCCCCATGGCCAGCTGA
- a CDS encoding acyl-CoA dehydrogenase family protein, with protein sequence MFNTVITEMAPFDALDRARALRENLTGRAHEVELNRHLPDDVFEMFRESGLMRISQPRKWGGSQLPLTTHLDVITEIGTACGSSAWTLGVYISHNWNLSLFDPMAQQEVWGENPDAVACTSAVGGPPAERVTDGAIIRAGRWTFLSGVWHADWIIVNSLLAPEHDPRAAGQLFSLLIPRGEYRIIDDWNTIGLSGTGTCSVDLENVFVPAHRILPFAAQQNGTTVGGVQHEDPVYRAPLDSIWPAYLAAPAIGAARGAVQAWLDRTGKRKHAYTQAPAAGEFHKQFRLGEAEARIDAADYLLRRAMESAVDAAASHQGIAEVRSRNRRDFAMAVRMCVEAVESIFLSSGASSLARTSPIQRHWRDVHAVAQHAMFDYERSVSAWGRRRLGVDDGLTF encoded by the coding sequence ATGTTCAACACCGTAATTACTGAAATGGCACCATTCGATGCTCTCGACCGTGCCCGTGCGCTACGCGAGAATCTAACCGGCCGAGCACACGAAGTAGAGCTCAACCGGCACCTCCCTGACGATGTATTCGAGATGTTCAGAGAATCCGGTCTCATGAGAATCTCACAACCCCGCAAGTGGGGCGGATCGCAGCTTCCACTGACAACTCATCTCGACGTCATCACTGAAATCGGCACGGCATGCGGTTCATCGGCTTGGACACTGGGCGTCTATATAAGCCATAACTGGAACCTCTCCCTTTTCGATCCGATGGCGCAGCAAGAGGTTTGGGGTGAGAACCCTGACGCGGTTGCCTGTACGTCAGCTGTCGGTGGGCCTCCTGCCGAGCGGGTGACCGACGGTGCCATCATCCGGGCTGGAAGATGGACGTTCCTGTCGGGCGTATGGCATGCCGATTGGATCATCGTCAACTCTTTGCTTGCCCCCGAACACGATCCTCGCGCTGCGGGCCAACTCTTTTCTCTGCTGATCCCCCGTGGCGAGTATCGAATCATCGACGACTGGAACACCATCGGTTTGTCAGGCACAGGGACGTGCAGCGTCGACCTCGAGAACGTATTCGTTCCGGCCCACAGAATCCTGCCGTTCGCAGCGCAACAGAACGGCACAACTGTGGGTGGTGTCCAGCACGAGGATCCGGTGTACCGCGCACCACTGGACTCCATCTGGCCGGCCTACCTGGCGGCGCCTGCGATCGGAGCGGCGCGGGGCGCCGTCCAAGCGTGGCTCGACAGGACTGGCAAACGGAAACACGCGTACACACAGGCTCCTGCCGCAGGCGAGTTTCACAAGCAATTCCGGCTCGGCGAGGCTGAGGCTCGCATCGACGCCGCGGATTACCTACTCCGCCGAGCGATGGAGTCGGCTGTCGATGCCGCTGCGTCCCATCAGGGCATTGCCGAAGTGCGTTCGCGCAATCGGCGGGATTTTGCGATGGCCGTTCGGATGTGTGTCGAGGCCGTCGAGTCGATCTTCCTCAGCTCCGGTGCTTCGTCGTTGGCGCGGACCAGTCCGATCCAACGACATTGGCGCGACGTGCATGCCGTGGCTCAGCACGCGATGTTCGACTACGAGCGGAGCGTGTCCGCATGGGGTCGGCGCCGCCTGGGCGTTGACGACGGACTTACTTTCTGA
- a CDS encoding helix-turn-helix domain-containing protein, with product MTQDDGELDSLVRKRIRALRVAQGWSLEELAERAHLSQSTLSRIETGQRRLALDQLVTLARALDTSLDQLVETATDDVVSNPMVDSAHGQMRWPIKAEPGMTVVRQRMTNPPPDSPSRLRAHTGREWLVVLSGTAILLLGNRRFRIETNQSAEFPTMLPHAIGAEGGRPCEFLGIFDRDARRGHQRGDDAGNVTYPSQ from the coding sequence ATGACGCAAGACGATGGTGAGTTGGACAGCCTCGTGCGCAAACGCATCCGCGCCCTGCGCGTGGCTCAGGGCTGGTCGCTGGAGGAATTGGCCGAGCGTGCCCACCTCAGCCAGTCCACGCTCAGCCGGATCGAGACCGGTCAGCGCCGCCTGGCCCTGGACCAGCTCGTCACCCTGGCCCGCGCGCTGGACACCTCGCTCGATCAGTTGGTCGAGACCGCCACGGACGATGTTGTCTCCAATCCGATGGTCGACAGCGCCCACGGGCAGATGCGCTGGCCCATCAAGGCGGAACCCGGTATGACCGTCGTACGTCAGCGCATGACGAATCCCCCGCCCGACAGCCCCTCGCGTCTGCGCGCGCATACCGGTCGGGAGTGGCTCGTTGTGCTCTCCGGTACCGCGATTCTGCTGCTGGGCAACCGCCGCTTCCGGATCGAGACCAATCAGTCGGCGGAATTCCCGACCATGCTGCCGCACGCCATCGGCGCCGAAGGCGGACGACCGTGCGAGTTTCTGGGCATCTTCGACCGCGACGCCCGCCGCGGGCACCAGCGCGGCGACGATGCCGGAAATGTGACGTACCCGTCACAGTGA
- a CDS encoding helix-turn-helix domain-containing protein has translation MTVAALSQTCGVAPVLWMRPRHVGYLGPDLGVGMHDTAIACLGLALDGPFTVDTAEYGTLVTSSVFVPARVRHRIVSQGRIALLFAEPGSAVTGCALSGTLGPCAIDAGEEAALIAAARAGVTSLERLISDPKPLRPIDPRIETIVREIRADPAAHPRAEDAAAAAGLSEYYFLRMFAAHTGTTFRRYRQWARVRMVFVGVEAGHDLTRCAADAGFASPSHLSETFRRTFGLSLTAVLNSRVTLDIR, from the coding sequence ATGACCGTCGCCGCGCTTTCACAAACCTGCGGTGTGGCGCCCGTGCTGTGGATGCGGCCCCGCCATGTCGGGTATCTCGGTCCGGATCTGGGCGTCGGCATGCACGATACGGCGATCGCCTGCCTGGGATTGGCATTGGACGGACCGTTCACCGTGGACACCGCCGAGTACGGAACCTTGGTCACCAGCAGTGTTTTCGTACCCGCTCGGGTGCGGCACCGGATTGTCTCGCAGGGCCGGATCGCCCTGCTCTTCGCCGAACCCGGCAGTGCGGTGACCGGCTGCGCCCTGTCCGGGACCCTCGGGCCCTGTGCGATCGATGCGGGGGAGGAGGCCGCACTCATCGCCGCCGCGCGCGCAGGCGTCACAAGTCTGGAACGCCTGATCTCGGACCCGAAACCATTGCGCCCCATAGATCCTCGCATCGAAACCATTGTGCGCGAGATTCGCGCGGATCCCGCCGCACACCCGCGCGCGGAGGATGCGGCCGCCGCCGCGGGCCTGTCGGAGTACTACTTCCTGCGAATGTTCGCCGCGCATACCGGCACCACCTTCCGCCGCTACCGGCAGTGGGCTCGGGTGCGGATGGTTTTCGTGGGCGTGGAAGCCGGTCACGACCTCACCCGCTGCGCCGCCGATGCCGGATTCGCCTCCCCGTCCCACCTGAGCGAGACCTTCCGGCGCACCTTCGGCCTTTCGCTGACCGCGGTGCTCAATTCGCGAGTAACGCTTGATATCCGATGA
- a CDS encoding TetR/AcrR family transcriptional regulator codes for MDSARDETGEKILDAALGRILQVGIRRSSLDDIARRAGVNRMTIYRRFSSKEKLVDAVLVRENQRVLQGVSEIGAATKGVPAQIEETVLYVIEQTRNHPLVKQLLEVAPEEILEFYTVRGEVGVGLGIDYIAGALEAAQQRGVIGRYDPRPVAELLARFAHSLLLTPVGGSDFSDARQAREFVRAAIVPLVLHGLSHSSENERA; via the coding sequence ATGGATTCCGCGCGTGATGAGACCGGCGAGAAGATCCTTGATGCCGCGTTGGGGCGGATTCTTCAGGTGGGGATTCGGCGGAGCAGTTTGGATGACATCGCGCGGCGGGCCGGGGTCAATCGGATGACCATCTATCGGCGGTTCAGTAGTAAGGAAAAGCTGGTGGATGCGGTGCTGGTTCGGGAGAATCAGCGTGTGCTGCAAGGGGTTTCGGAGATCGGGGCGGCGACCAAGGGGGTGCCGGCTCAGATCGAGGAGACGGTGCTCTATGTCATCGAGCAGACGCGTAATCATCCGCTGGTGAAGCAGCTGCTCGAGGTTGCGCCGGAGGAGATTCTCGAGTTCTACACGGTGCGTGGGGAAGTCGGCGTCGGGCTCGGGATCGATTACATTGCGGGGGCGCTCGAGGCGGCGCAGCAGCGGGGGGTGATCGGCCGATACGATCCGCGGCCGGTGGCAGAATTGCTCGCTCGGTTCGCGCACTCGCTGCTGCTCACTCCGGTGGGCGGCTCGGATTTCTCGGATGCGCGGCAGGCGCGCGAGTTCGTGCGTGCCGCCATTGTTCCGCTTGTGCTGCACGGGCTTTCACACTCCTCCGAGAACGAGCGCGCATAA
- a CDS encoding FAD-dependent oxidoreductase produces the protein MLYGKPAKQCSPDEIARETWAQIMKTQSGRLLLPDALHDSDLHSWFLDPGIHWDPAAGVNSNDDPLLVNTAGSWDNRPTGATGIPNLFLAGDYLRTNVDLATMEGANEGGRMAANAVLDAAGSPAPRAALFPHVSLAEFDGARALDRDRWFAGQPNLFDLP, from the coding sequence ATGCTGTACGGCAAGCCCGCCAAACAGTGCAGTCCCGACGAAATCGCCAGGGAGACGTGGGCTCAGATCATGAAGACGCAGTCCGGGCGATTGCTGCTGCCGGACGCACTGCATGACAGCGATCTGCATTCCTGGTTTCTGGATCCGGGCATCCACTGGGACCCGGCCGCAGGCGTCAACTCCAATGACGATCCGCTGCTTGTGAATACGGCCGGATCGTGGGACAACCGCCCGACCGGCGCCACCGGAATCCCGAATCTCTTTCTGGCCGGGGACTATCTGCGCACCAATGTCGATCTGGCCACCATGGAGGGGGCCAATGAGGGTGGGCGGATGGCGGCCAATGCGGTGCTCGACGCCGCGGGTTCTCCGGCCCCGCGCGCGGCGCTGTTCCCGCACGTTTCCCTTGCCGAGTTCGACGGAGCGCGCGCCCTGGATCGGGACCGCTGGTTCGCCGGTCAGCCGAACCTGTTCGACCTGCCGTGA
- a CDS encoding glyceraldehyde-3-phosphate dehydrogenase has translation MTNDHLDRWNAHEASAEAMIPIIGRLYREKGVTILLHSRSLVNKSVISILRTHRFARQIEGEELSIDETLPILQVLSGLDLGPCKIDLGRLVMAYRADDRGLSIPEFTAAVLADVTDGNKAQSQGPRDVVLYGFGRIGRLVTRLLIEKTGSGNGLNLRAVVVRKGGADDLAKRASLLRRDSVHGQFNGTIKVDAANNAIIANGNVIKFIYSDDPATIDYTEFGIGNAILIDNTGKWRDRAGLEQHLRPGIAKVLLTAPGKGDVPNIVHGVNHLGLDLSEQIVSCASCTTNAIVPPLKAMDDEYGIVRGHVETVHSFTNDQNLLDNYHPADRRGRSAPFNLVLTETGAASAVAKAMPDFKAKITGNSIRVPTPDVSVAILNLQLDREVTKTEVLDYLRQVSLAGPLSRNLDYTAATDVVSSDFIGSRAASIVDANATIVDGDTAILYLWYDNEFGYSCQVVRTVQYISGIEYPTYPQLGAPERADATSGSRA, from the coding sequence TTGACTAACGACCATCTTGACCGCTGGAACGCTCACGAAGCCTCGGCGGAGGCGATGATTCCGATCATCGGAAGGCTGTATCGCGAGAAGGGGGTGACGATCCTGCTGCACAGCCGGTCGCTGGTGAACAAATCGGTGATCAGCATTCTGCGGACGCACCGTTTCGCGCGGCAGATCGAGGGTGAGGAACTGTCGATCGACGAGACCCTGCCGATTCTTCAGGTGCTCAGCGGGCTGGATCTGGGTCCGTGCAAAATCGATCTCGGCCGCCTGGTCATGGCCTATCGCGCCGATGATCGCGGACTGTCGATTCCGGAATTCACCGCCGCGGTGCTGGCCGATGTCACCGATGGCAATAAGGCGCAGTCGCAGGGTCCCCGCGATGTGGTGCTGTACGGCTTCGGGCGGATCGGCCGTCTGGTCACCCGCCTGCTCATCGAGAAGACCGGATCCGGCAATGGGCTGAACCTGCGGGCCGTGGTGGTACGCAAGGGCGGCGCCGACGATCTGGCCAAGCGCGCATCGCTGCTGCGCCGGGATTCGGTGCACGGGCAGTTCAACGGAACGATCAAGGTCGACGCCGCCAATAACGCGATCATCGCGAACGGCAATGTCATCAAGTTCATCTACAGCGATGATCCGGCGACCATCGACTACACCGAATTCGGCATCGGCAATGCCATCCTGATCGACAACACCGGCAAGTGGCGCGACCGTGCGGGCCTGGAGCAGCACCTGCGCCCCGGTATCGCGAAAGTCCTTCTCACCGCGCCCGGTAAGGGCGACGTCCCGAATATCGTGCACGGCGTCAACCATCTCGGACTGGATCTGTCCGAGCAGATCGTCTCGTGCGCCTCCTGCACGACCAATGCGATCGTGCCGCCCCTCAAGGCGATGGATGACGAATACGGCATCGTCCGCGGCCACGTCGAGACGGTCCATTCCTTCACCAATGACCAGAACCTGCTGGACAACTACCACCCCGCCGACCGCCGCGGCCGCTCCGCGCCGTTCAACCTCGTCCTGACCGAAACCGGCGCCGCCTCCGCGGTCGCGAAGGCGATGCCGGACTTCAAGGCCAAGATCACCGGCAACTCGATTCGTGTTCCCACCCCCGATGTTTCGGTCGCGATCCTGAACCTGCAACTCGACCGCGAAGTCACCAAAACCGAAGTACTCGACTACCTGCGCCAGGTCTCCCTGGCAGGTCCATTGAGCCGCAACCTCGACTACACCGCCGCCACCGACGTGGTCTCCAGCGATTTCATCGGATCCCGCGCAGCATCGATCGTCGACGCCAACGCCACCATCGTCGACGGCGACACCGCAATCCTCTACCTCTGGTACGACAACGAATTCGGCTATTCCTGCCAGGTCGTCCGAACAGTGCAGTACATCTCGGGCATCGAATACCCGACATACCCGCAACTGGGTGCGCCGGAGCGCGCCGATGCCACAAGTGGCAGTCGTGCCTGA